A window of the Synechococcus sp. LTW-R genome harbors these coding sequences:
- a CDS encoding NADP-dependent isocitrate dehydrogenase, with translation MATFEKLTAPTQGTAIRFENGQPIVPNDPIIPFIRGDGTGVDIWPATQKVLDAAIAKAYGGERRIEWFKVYAGDEACDLYGTYQYLPEDTLEAVRQYGVAIKGPLTTPVGGGIRSLNVALRQIFDLYSCVRPCRYYEGTPSPHKRPQDLDVIVYRENTEDIYMGVEWEANDPVGQELRKHLNEVVIPANGKLGKRQIPEGSGIGIKPVSKDGSQRHIRKAIQHALRMEGKKRHVTLVHKGNIMKFTEGAFRDWGYELATTEFRADCVTERESWILDNADQNPGLSIEANAKMIDPGYDSLTPEKKEAICAEVQGVVDAIGASHGGGKWKQMVMVDDRIADSIFQQIQTRPADYSILATLNLNGDYISDAAAAVVGGLGMAPGANIGDTAAIFEATHGTAPKHAGLDRINPGSVILSGVMMLEYMGWQEAADLVTKGISDAIANQEVTYDLARLMEPPVEPVSCSGFADAVIKHFEL, from the coding sequence ATGGCGACCTTCGAGAAGCTCACCGCCCCCACGCAAGGAACGGCCATTCGCTTCGAGAACGGTCAGCCCATCGTTCCCAACGACCCCATCATTCCCTTCATTCGTGGTGATGGCACGGGCGTTGACATCTGGCCGGCCACCCAGAAGGTGCTGGATGCGGCCATCGCCAAGGCCTACGGGGGCGAGCGCCGGATCGAGTGGTTCAAGGTCTATGCCGGCGATGAGGCCTGCGACCTCTACGGCACCTATCAGTACCTGCCCGAAGACACCCTGGAAGCCGTGCGTCAGTACGGCGTCGCCATCAAGGGCCCTCTGACCACCCCAGTGGGAGGTGGAATCCGGTCGCTGAACGTCGCCCTGCGGCAGATCTTTGACCTCTATTCCTGCGTGCGTCCTTGCCGCTACTACGAAGGGACGCCCAGCCCGCACAAACGGCCCCAGGACCTCGATGTGATCGTCTACCGCGAGAACACTGAAGACATCTATATGGGTGTCGAGTGGGAAGCGAACGATCCCGTCGGCCAGGAGCTGCGCAAACACCTCAATGAAGTGGTCATTCCGGCCAACGGGAAGCTCGGTAAGCGGCAGATTCCTGAGGGTTCAGGCATCGGCATCAAGCCCGTCAGCAAAGACGGCAGCCAGCGCCATATCCGTAAAGCGATCCAGCACGCGTTGCGGATGGAAGGCAAAAAGCGCCACGTGACCCTGGTGCACAAGGGGAACATCATGAAATTCACGGAGGGCGCCTTCCGCGATTGGGGTTATGAGCTGGCGACGACGGAATTCCGTGCTGACTGCGTCACGGAGCGAGAGAGCTGGATCCTGGACAACGCCGATCAGAACCCTGGGTTGAGCATTGAGGCCAACGCCAAGATGATCGACCCGGGCTACGACAGCCTGACACCCGAGAAAAAAGAAGCGATCTGCGCTGAGGTGCAGGGGGTGGTCGATGCCATCGGAGCCAGCCATGGCGGCGGCAAGTGGAAGCAGATGGTGATGGTTGATGACCGCATCGCCGACAGCATCTTCCAGCAGATCCAAACGCGCCCTGCGGACTACTCGATCCTGGCCACCTTGAACCTGAACGGTGACTACATCTCAGACGCAGCAGCAGCCGTAGTCGGCGGCTTGGGCATGGCCCCTGGCGCCAACATCGGCGACACCGCGGCCATTTTTGAAGCAACCCACGGCACAGCCCCCAAACATGCGGGACTCGATCGCATTAACCCGGGCTCGGTAATTCTGAGCGGCGTGATGATGCTCGAGTACATGGGCTGGCAGGAAGCCGCTGATTTGGTCACCAAAGGGATCAGTGATGCGATTGCCAATCAGGAGGTCACTTATGACCTGGCCCGCTTGATGGAGCCCCCTGTTGAGCCGGTGAGCTGCAGTGGATTTGCCGACGCTGTGATTAAGCACTTCGAGCTCTAG
- a CDS encoding DUF5989 family protein — translation MEAFIDLLKDVWDFLKVRKKYWLAPLIITIVLMGSLLVFTQGSVVAPFIYSIF, via the coding sequence ATGGAAGCTTTTATTGATCTGCTCAAGGATGTCTGGGACTTCCTCAAGGTACGGAAGAAGTACTGGCTAGCCCCCCTGATCATCACGATTGTTCTGATGGGATCGCTTCTGGTGTTCACCCAGGGATCGGTTGTGGCACCATTTATATACTCAATCTTCTAG
- a CDS encoding SxtJ family membrane protein, producing the protein MSQSSHPSKKQLREFGILLGIVFPVVFGWLIPTLKGHHQPLWPFLIGVPSLTLALLAPRGLQWPYQGWMKLGHILGWINSHLILGAVFVFVLQPIAYVMRLTGYDPLKRKRAGLESYREQAKHKSVDLTRIF; encoded by the coding sequence ATGTCCCAGTCATCGCATCCATCCAAGAAACAGCTCCGCGAGTTTGGAATCCTGCTTGGAATCGTTTTTCCGGTCGTCTTTGGTTGGTTGATTCCGACTCTCAAAGGCCATCACCAACCTCTTTGGCCCTTTCTGATTGGAGTGCCAAGTCTGACATTGGCTTTACTCGCTCCGCGAGGACTTCAATGGCCTTACCAAGGTTGGATGAAGCTGGGTCACATCTTGGGCTGGATCAACAGTCACTTGATCCTTGGAGCCGTCTTTGTTTTTGTGCTTCAGCCCATTGCCTACGTCATGCGTTTGACCGGTTACGATCCCTTGAAGCGCAAGCGTGCTGGGCTTGAGTCCTACCGTGAGCAGGCCAAGCACAAGTCTGTCGATCTAACCCGAATCTTCTGA
- a CDS encoding carbamoyltransferase, whose translation MRILGISAYYHDSAAALLVDGEVVAAAQEERFTRKKHDSSFPASAARYCLESQGLKLSDIDAVVYYEKPLLTFERLLETYLGAAPRGGRSFVAAMQVWLKEKLFLKTELKKQVAALAEPDAKQPELLFSEHHLSHAGAAFYPSPFEKAAVLCMDGVGEWATTSAWLGDGSELSPLWEINFPHSLGLLYSAFTYYCGFKVNSGEYKLMGLAPYGEPSYVDQIKSHLIDIKPDGTFRLDLSYFKFHRGFRMTGRKFHKLFGRPPRKGETELSQFHMDLAASIQVVTEEVVLKLAQTLRKETGAKALCLSGGVALNCVANGKLLQEGIFDQIWIQPASGDAGSALGAALVAWHQHFKASRQPVSGDAMKGTYLGPAFSNSEIRDYLTSIKAPFHALEDPLLFDRLAELLDQGKVVGWFNGRMEFGPRALGARSIIGDPRNQQMQSVMNLKIKYRESFRPFAPSVLEQEVSNQFELNAKSPYMLLVAPVKKELCQPMTVEQEKLFGIEKLNVPRSSLPAITHVDYSARVQTVSDQTNPRYFNLIKSFQHRTGCPTLVNTSFNVRGEPIVCTPQDAYRCFMRTEMDVLVLQNQLLLKDEQPQDEADESWKQEFELD comes from the coding sequence ATGCGCATCCTGGGAATTTCCGCCTATTACCACGACAGTGCCGCTGCCCTGCTGGTTGATGGCGAGGTTGTGGCAGCTGCCCAAGAAGAGCGCTTCACGCGGAAGAAACATGATTCGTCCTTCCCTGCTTCAGCAGCTCGTTATTGCCTGGAGTCTCAGGGTCTGAAGCTGAGCGATATCGATGCAGTCGTCTACTACGAAAAGCCACTGCTGACCTTTGAGCGTCTCCTCGAGACCTATCTAGGTGCTGCTCCCCGCGGCGGGCGCTCATTTGTGGCCGCGATGCAAGTCTGGTTAAAAGAAAAGCTCTTTCTCAAGACTGAGCTGAAAAAACAAGTGGCGGCCCTCGCTGAGCCTGATGCCAAGCAGCCTGAGCTGCTCTTCAGTGAGCATCACCTTTCCCATGCTGGAGCAGCTTTTTATCCCAGTCCGTTCGAGAAGGCGGCAGTCCTCTGCATGGATGGTGTCGGTGAATGGGCGACCACCTCGGCATGGTTGGGTGATGGTTCCGAGCTCAGTCCTCTCTGGGAGATCAATTTTCCTCACTCGCTGGGGTTGCTCTACTCGGCGTTCACCTACTACTGCGGTTTTAAGGTCAATTCAGGTGAGTATAAGTTGATGGGCTTGGCTCCCTATGGCGAGCCGAGTTATGTCGATCAAATCAAGTCACATTTGATTGACATCAAGCCAGATGGAACATTCCGCCTCGATCTGAGTTACTTCAAGTTTCATCGTGGCTTCCGTATGACGGGCCGAAAGTTCCACAAGTTGTTTGGCCGGCCCCCGCGCAAAGGAGAAACAGAGCTCAGTCAATTCCATATGGATTTGGCTGCCTCCATTCAGGTGGTCACCGAAGAGGTTGTTCTCAAGTTGGCTCAGACCCTGCGGAAGGAAACGGGCGCGAAAGCACTTTGTTTGTCAGGAGGTGTCGCACTCAATTGCGTGGCGAATGGGAAATTGCTCCAAGAGGGCATCTTTGATCAGATCTGGATCCAGCCCGCCAGTGGCGATGCGGGTTCAGCCCTTGGTGCTGCTCTGGTGGCTTGGCACCAGCACTTCAAAGCCAGCCGCCAACCGGTATCTGGCGATGCCATGAAGGGCACCTACCTCGGTCCCGCCTTTTCGAACTCTGAAATCCGCGACTATCTCACCAGCATCAAGGCTCCATTCCATGCCCTTGAAGACCCGCTCCTGTTTGATCGGTTGGCCGAGCTTTTGGATCAAGGAAAAGTGGTGGGCTGGTTCAACGGCAGGATGGAATTCGGTCCCCGCGCTCTAGGTGCACGTTCAATCATCGGCGATCCGCGCAATCAGCAGATGCAGAGCGTGATGAACTTGAAAATCAAGTACCGCGAAAGCTTCCGCCCCTTTGCTCCATCTGTTCTCGAACAGGAAGTCTCAAATCAGTTTGAGCTCAATGCCAAGAGCCCTTACATGCTCCTGGTGGCGCCGGTCAAGAAAGAGTTGTGCCAGCCGATGACAGTAGAACAAGAGAAGCTTTTTGGAATTGAAAAGCTTAATGTTCCGCGCTCATCTCTGCCAGCAATTACGCATGTCGATTACTCAGCGCGCGTCCAGACTGTGTCGGATCAAACCAACCCCCGCTACTTCAATCTGATCAAGTCCTTCCAGCACAGAACGGGTTGTCCGACTTTGGTGAATACATCCTTCAACGTTCGCGGGGAGCCTATTGTGTGCACGCCTCAGGATGCTTACCGCTGTTTTATGCGGACGGAGATGGATGTGCTTGTGCTTCAGAACCAGTTGTTGTTGAAGGACGAGCAGCCGCAAGATGAGGCTGACGAAAGTTGGAAACAAGAGTTCGAGCTCGATTGA
- a CDS encoding (Fe-S)-binding protein, which translates to MAEPLINSTDPCVHCGFCLPTCASYRVFGTEMDSPRGRIHALKAIGNGELALDQQVAAHFDTCLGCLACVSACPSGVRYDELLEATRPKLNAPELRSPWQRSFRKLLFSLLPYPNRLRPLLSLLRSYSGSGLQSWVRRNRLLRVLGPELEAMDRLLPELPKTSEAAPFPSVVAAQGPKRGRVALVLGCVQRVFDPDVNQSTVAVLSANGFEVVIPEQQGCCGAATHHQGELEQTKTFARDLIQAFKTSEPVDAVLIAASGCGHTLKQYGQILAGEAQASFDAPVKDVHEFLSEVGLAPSFKKQLTPLAHADGSPASAERPLAVAFHDACHMIHGQGIKAQPRQLLRAIPHLALKEALDAGVCCGSAGIYNLVQPEAAAELGRMKVTDLAGTGASLAASSNIGCTLQLRQHAPATLEVLHPMQLLSRSFRASP; encoded by the coding sequence ATGGCCGAGCCCCTGATCAACAGCACCGATCCCTGCGTGCACTGTGGTTTTTGCTTACCAACCTGCGCGAGTTACCGCGTCTTTGGCACAGAGATGGATTCCCCACGGGGACGGATCCATGCGCTCAAAGCCATTGGCAATGGAGAACTCGCGCTCGATCAACAGGTCGCAGCCCATTTCGACACCTGCCTGGGCTGCCTCGCCTGCGTCAGCGCCTGTCCATCGGGTGTGCGCTACGACGAACTGCTCGAAGCAACCCGGCCCAAGCTGAACGCTCCGGAACTCAGAAGCCCCTGGCAGCGGAGTTTCCGCAAGCTGTTGTTCTCCTTGCTGCCGTACCCCAACCGCCTGCGGCCACTGCTCTCGCTGCTGCGGAGCTACAGCGGCTCGGGTCTTCAAAGCTGGGTGAGGCGCAACCGCCTGCTGCGGGTGCTGGGGCCAGAACTGGAAGCGATGGACAGGTTGCTGCCCGAGCTGCCCAAGACCTCAGAAGCGGCGCCTTTCCCCAGCGTCGTGGCCGCCCAAGGACCCAAACGCGGACGGGTGGCCTTGGTCCTTGGCTGCGTTCAACGGGTGTTTGACCCTGATGTGAACCAATCCACCGTTGCTGTTCTCAGCGCCAATGGTTTTGAAGTCGTCATCCCTGAGCAACAGGGCTGCTGTGGAGCTGCCACCCATCACCAAGGAGAACTCGAGCAGACCAAAACCTTCGCGCGCGATCTGATTCAGGCGTTCAAGACCAGCGAACCGGTGGACGCGGTCCTGATCGCCGCCTCAGGCTGCGGCCACACCCTGAAGCAGTACGGCCAAATCCTCGCTGGAGAAGCTCAGGCCTCCTTTGATGCACCCGTCAAAGACGTCCACGAATTCCTCAGCGAAGTGGGCCTGGCGCCCTCGTTTAAAAAGCAACTCACGCCCCTTGCCCATGCCGATGGCTCACCCGCCAGTGCCGAGCGACCGTTGGCGGTGGCCTTCCATGACGCCTGCCACATGATCCACGGGCAAGGGATCAAGGCTCAACCCAGACAGCTCCTGAGGGCCATCCCCCATCTCGCCCTCAAAGAAGCCTTGGATGCAGGGGTCTGCTGCGGCAGTGCCGGGATCTACAACCTGGTGCAACCCGAAGCGGCCGCCGAGTTGGGTCGAATGAAAGTGACGGATTTGGCGGGAACCGGGGCGAGCCTGGCCGCCAGCTCGAACATCGGCTGCACCCTTCAACTGCGTCAGCACGCCCCAGCCACGCTTGAAGTCCTGCACCCGATGCAGCTGCTCAGCCGCAGTTTTCGGGCAAGTCCTTGA